The sequence below is a genomic window from Lolium perenne isolate Kyuss_39 chromosome 4, Kyuss_2.0, whole genome shotgun sequence.
gacgatgcctgcccatgggacttgctaccggcattctttgtcgaacgcgcggattttgaggccgctgccttgttcagcttagccagctgctcagcattttgctgctctatggtttccagcagctctctgacacgctcttgctgctttaccaaagcctctccggaaagcgactcacatagctctactgcagccttagcagcttttatagttttatctgggctgctatacttaggcttttccacgatgctaacagatgcagaggcgctcttgccggtaagaatctctttgcgcaaatcttgatctaggttgcgagcttttagccggttttccggcatcctagcagcatgcgcgctaacagaagcaaagccatgggcagcgttatactcacgtacggttaggttcagctcgcgctgcgccctgacgatgtccttgccgctctccagcatcttctggcgctgcgcctccagctccgcctgagccgctgccgggtcgatgttctgcgcgatgggggtggcgaggacgttcatcgctgcccggagcggtgtctccgtggcgcggatgatgctcccgctgcgctgcgccgcgctccagcggtggcttagccgcacgggtcgaaaccgcgcgaccggcaccttcagccgcaacctcctttcctgcaccagccacaccggtcatcattacctcgacgctgccggcggcgcgaccagcacagagccatcttggcgggtccggtgccaccagcaccggcgagaggcgctggcgcacagggacggtgccgaagtagacgcggtggctgccgaactcgatgatacggccgttcttggggaagacgccgccgttggcgaagcagcccgcgttgtcgttgatgaagtccatggcgtagatgcgctgcaccaacgcggacaccgtacgctcgccggagatctcgaggacgcccgcccgaatgtgaactccatcaagcgccacttcataccccacggtgggcgccagctgtcgtcgtggtgaacgagcagatgccataggatggcttagattggggccgaatggacgcaagaggattcgggggagggtttgcgatcaggtgggaagagattccggatggtttcctcaagaacttggccaaggccagaggttgaagaagaaagacacaaggaagaactccctctagatcaccattttcattgattcacacaagttacaggctctgccttcctacatacgcgcgtacatacttgcccgtgaagaagggctgccccctctccttatataggggagagggtggcttacactgcaagaaaccctaatggcatctttgactggacaaactacttaccaggctactgtacaaagctactttaatcataggtgacaccggggccttcttttatcatagaagctaacgtcctccggcttctttctccgtcacctctctctttggcgccagggctctgaataaagttactttgcttagctcatccttgtcttcttgctctgaagagaatctttgaccagtcctgccgacaggctctcctttccggtatcttttataccgggttccggcatacccctttggggataccggcttagccttgctctcccggattcctactaggcttccggcaagaacactaaaccggtatcttgatggctcaaaccatccggtttggcatgcctttggcataccgggggttatccccccaacaccaaatcttatgttccttgcgtcagctgcaaaatctttgaactctctgtcgatctttctccattgcgttccatctgcggggtgtctcaactccccgtccgacttacggtcctctttgtgccatcgcaacaacttggcatgctctttgttcctgaacagacgtttcaaccgtggtattataggagcataccacatcaccttggcgggaaccctcttcctgggtttctggccctcaacatcgtcaccagggtcatcgcctctgatcttataacgcaatgcagtgcataccgggcattcattcaaattctcgtattcaccgcggtagaggatgcagtcgttgatgcatgcatgtatcttcagaacctctaaacctagagggcagacaaccttctttgcttcgtacgtactggcgggcaactcgttattctttggaaacatattgttcaacattttcagcaagttttcaaatgccgaatcagctacacctgcctgtgccttccatttcagcaaatccagtgtgcagcccagctttttcagaccatcatcgcatccggggtacagcgccttcctgtgatcctctaacatgcaatccaaattctccctctccttttcagtttcgcagcgtctccgtgcatcagcaatggtccgaccaagatcatcaacgggatcatcacgtgcctcttcttcaccttccccttcaacttccccttcaccttcagcatcctccatgaaagtatcaccgaaatgagcaagatagctttcatcgatgaaatcatccccttcttcatcttcttccattataacccctctttctccatgcttggtccaacaattatagcttggcatgaaaccgtgccgaagcaggtgcatgtgaacatctcttgaggaagagtaacccttctgattcttacagttaacacatggacagataacaaaacccccctgcttgttcgcattagccactacgaggaaatctttcaaacccgtagtgaactcgccggagagtcggttaccgtacatccattgccgattcatctgcattattataatataaaatatataattaaccatcatgcatttgttaaactaactagctacaaacaatataaattaaacaatgaactacacacatgcatattttatcaatgacacatcaaaggttcaagttgctaaccgcgatcgaggaggaaaaaataaatgagaaagctcaagtgtggctccaacacttcatatcatgtttgtttcatgctcttggggcatttcatcaaacaccttatgtgcataagaggaaccaaaagcaaacctaacacccacttgtgaagtttgtgaagagaatggctccaaatagctaagtgttggctgttggatgggtatatataggggaggggctttagtcccggttggcctggccaaccgcgactaaaggccttcgggcacctttagtcgcggttggccccccccccacgtgcaccagctggccaccgagcgccctgggcccaggcctttggtcgcggttcgcctcccgaaccgcgactaaaggtcccattagtcgcggttcctatagcttcgcgacttatggggctggacggaagcctgtttttctaccagtgtagtAAACAACTTAACGCGAACCGACGAAGAAATTGACGAAGCCATCTAATGGGTTGGCCCATACGAGGCGATTTGCGGATGCCACTTGAAGCGGCTTATACGAGCTCCCGACACCGCCGATGCAACGAATCGCACAGGTCTGCAACAAAACGCATCGGCCGGATCTTTCGCTTTGCCGAAGGATTGACATGGTCTCGGATTTGTCCGAAAACGATTAAAGCGCAATCAAGACTTAAAGAATAAATGAAGGAAAAAAAACTGAGCTCCAACAATGCTTTGGTACGTTGGACGGTGGAAGAGCACTGTAGTGGGGAAACGTCATAGAGGGAGAAGGGCCATCGCCTTGCTTCTCATGGTAATCGTGTGGAAGCCATGGAGTAAAAGAAACACTGTTTTCCCAAGCAAAGGACAaaccgatatatatatatatatatgcatcgcTTTGTCCGGGGTAACGGCGTAACGCTGTTCTTCTAACTCAGCCAGAGGAAATTTACACTCGATCATGAAAAAAATCTTTTATAGTATAGTACTTCAATCTCAGCCCATAATACAATGAATCAATGATAATAGATGACCTGGTAAAGGATCACAGCAATTGCAAACAAAAAGCAGCTGCGTGCATCAGGGGCGTACCCACGTTGAGCTAGCAGGTGTCACATGACACCGGGTAAATTTCATTTTCTTTGATGTATTGTGTAGATTTTCAGTGTATGACACCCCCAGCTATATGTGAAAAATCTGTGTGCTTCATACAATGACACCGGGTTGATTTTGCTCTAGGTCCGCCCCTGGCGTGCATTGATCACCAGACTAACTAAGAATAACAAGAAGAAAAATGGGAAGCGCCAAGCGGCATTAAATCTTGCAGTGGAGCCTCGTCAGTTGCACTGCGGGCTAGTGGAGAAATGgtcgagagagaaggacttggacACCGACCCGGCGTGCATCCTGAGCTCGCCGCCGTCGAGGtcgacttcccggatgttgatccACGCGAAGAGGATCTTCACCTTGACGCCCTCCAGCCCGCTGATGGACCCGTTCTGGATGTTCCCGGCCACCCGGCTGCTGTAGTTCACCTTGTACTGCTTGGAGACGCGGAAGCTGCAGTCGCTGGGGAAGTTCACCTGAAAGGACCCGTCCAGGCCCAGATCGTAGCTCACCGCGCCCGCCGGGAGGATGCCCGGCGGGAAGCCGTAGCGCTCTAGCATTTCGTACGCCGTCGGCTTGGCGGTTGAGTTCCCCGGGTCCATCGTGGGCGCAGGGGCGAGATCGTCGGCCGTGGCGGTGACAAGGATggctgccaccgccaccgccaccgccatgatgAGTGGGAGAAAATGCTTCGCCATTGCTGGTGCTTGCTTGGTGTAGGATGTCAAGTGTTGGACactttgtggatggcctcaagctCTGGAGATATTACTATATTTTCTCGTAGATGCATACCATATATATACTGTGAGCTAGAGCCATAAAATAATATATTTTGGAGTACAATTAATTCGTACATACAAAGTTGGTAGGAAATTATTTCGGAAACAAGGAAAATAGCACTAAATAATCCAAATTTTAGTTCTATATAAAGTTGAAAAAATAGAAATATACATGGTCATTACTTATCCAACTcaggtttttttttaaattattgtAATGATGAGACTATCGATATACGCGG
It includes:
- the LOC127348654 gene encoding uncharacterized protein → MAKHFLPLIMAVAVAVAAILVTATADDLAPAPTMDPGNSTAKPTAYEMLERYGFPPGILPAGAVSYDLGLDGSFQVNFPSDCSFRVSKQYKVNYSSRVAGNIQNGSISGLEGVKVKILFAWINIREVDLDGGELRMHAGSVSKSFSLDHFSTSPQCN